The following are from one region of the Nitrospirota bacterium genome:
- a CDS encoding ATP-dependent helicase, which yields MTKDNTAAVPVDEEIYGCLDLDNPKSFFLFAGAGSGKTRSLVEVLKRFREQNIGRVRLNGQKVAIITYTNAACDEIKRRLDFDPAFAISTIHSFSWELIRPYQSDIRVWLKEHITLEINELEEKQKTGNAGSKAAIDRPRQIASKRTRFDAIDHIRKFTYNPNGDNTGSDSLNHAEVISLTADFLLNRPLMQKIMVRKFPILLIDECQDTKKELIDAFFKVQSMHYECFTLGLFGDTMQRIYADGKTDLGQNIPDNWAKPAKTINYRSPERIITLINKIRSDVDDHAQDAAKTDEGIARLFIADTTDSLDKAVFEKIVSSKMAEITGDSDWMELNNGVKILTLEHHMAAKRGGFGSFFDPLYAVDKLKTGLLDGTLTGISLFAKQILPLIKAMQDGDQFAVSRITRKFSPLLKKETLKNSATPREEILKANDAVKALHALWVAGSSPSLNAILKEVYRSGLFVVPDTLVPIVARLNAQENIPAADTENDSDKDEVIDAWDEALKSLFSQFEGYVSYISDLSSFGTHQGIKGLEFPRVMVIIDDEEARGFLFSYDKLFGAKVPTATDKKNKSEGKETSIDRTRRLFYVTCSRAEKSLAIVAYTKEPGKVMNHAISHEWFEKNEIICDIKELKS from the coding sequence ATGACCAAAGATAATACTGCTGCTGTACCGGTCGATGAAGAAATCTACGGCTGCCTTGATTTAGACAATCCTAAAAGTTTTTTTCTTTTTGCAGGGGCAGGCTCTGGAAAAACCAGATCTTTAGTCGAGGTATTAAAAAGATTTCGCGAACAGAATATCGGCCGCGTGCGACTCAATGGACAGAAAGTCGCCATCATCACCTATACCAATGCCGCATGTGATGAGATCAAACGCCGTCTCGATTTCGACCCAGCATTCGCAATCTCAACCATTCACAGCTTTTCTTGGGAATTGATCAGGCCATATCAGAGTGATATCAGGGTTTGGTTAAAAGAGCATATAACATTGGAAATAAATGAACTTGAGGAGAAGCAAAAAACTGGGAATGCTGGTTCTAAAGCAGCAATAGATCGTCCAAGGCAAATTGCTTCCAAGCGGACCAGATTTGATGCCATAGACCACATCCGAAAGTTTACCTACAACCCGAATGGTGATAACACAGGCAGTGACTCGCTTAATCATGCGGAGGTGATCAGCTTAACTGCTGATTTTCTCCTCAACCGCCCTTTGATGCAGAAAATTATGGTACGAAAATTCCCCATTCTGCTTATTGATGAGTGTCAGGACACCAAAAAAGAGTTAATCGATGCATTCTTTAAAGTTCAGTCAATGCATTACGAATGCTTCACTCTGGGCCTGTTCGGTGACACTATGCAGCGCATTTACGCAGATGGAAAAACTGATCTGGGACAAAACATCCCCGATAATTGGGCAAAACCTGCCAAGACCATCAATTATAGAAGTCCAGAGCGGATCATCACGCTTATCAATAAAATCAGGTCCGATGTCGACGATCATGCTCAGGACGCCGCCAAGACTGATGAAGGTATAGCACGATTGTTTATCGCAGATACCACAGACTCACTTGACAAAGCAGTATTCGAAAAAATAGTTTCATCAAAAATGGCTGAAATCACAGGTGATAGTGATTGGATGGAATTGAATAATGGAGTAAAGATTCTGACTCTTGAGCACCACATGGCGGCAAAGCGAGGTGGCTTTGGCAGCTTTTTCGATCCACTGTATGCCGTTGATAAGCTTAAAACTGGATTACTTGATGGAACCCTCACTGGGATTTCGTTGTTTGCAAAGCAGATTCTTCCCTTGATTAAGGCCATGCAGGATGGTGACCAGTTTGCAGTTTCTCGAATAACCCGAAAATTTTCTCCTCTCCTGAAAAAAGAGACTTTAAAAAATAGCGCAACACCTCGTGAAGAAATCCTAAAGGCAAATGATGCTGTAAAAGCATTGCACGCCCTCTGGGTTGCAGGAAGCTCCCCTTCATTAAACGCCATTCTTAAGGAAGTTTATCGCAGCGGTTTATTCGTGGTTCCTGACACCCTTGTGCCAATTGTCGCACGCTTAAATGCACAGGAAAATATCCCAGCTGCCGACACTGAAAATGACTCTGACAAGGATGAGGTTATTGATGCCTGGGACGAGGCTCTCAAGAGCTTATTCAGCCAGTTTGAGGGTTATGTTAGTTACATATCCGATCTATCTAGTTTCGGAACGCATCAAGGTATAAAGGGACTGGAATTTCCTCGTGTCATGGTCATTATAGATGATGAAGAAGCACGGGGGTTTCTCTTCAGTTATGACAAATTATTTGGTGCCAAAGTGCCAACGGCAACAGATAAAAAAAATAAATCGGAAGGCAAGGAAACCAGCATTGATAGAACCCGTCGCCTATTCTATGTCACTTGCAGCAGAGCGGAGAAAAGCCTGGCGATTGTTGCCTATACTAAGGAGCCGGGAAAAGTAATGAATCACGCAATATCACATGAATGGTTTGAAAAGAATGAAATTATTTGCGATATTAAAGAGTTGAAATCGTAG
- a CDS encoding LOG family protein, whose amino-acid sequence MILHSAAIIIAPGGSGSEWEIFQILESVKSDQLKAVPIYLVGENGIE is encoded by the coding sequence ATGATTCTGCACTCTGCGGCGATCATAATTGCACCAGGGGGATCAGGTTCCGAGTGGGAGATTTTTCAAATATTGGAGTCCGTGAAGAGTGATCAACTAAAAGCTGTACCTATTTATTTAGTTGGGGAAAATGGGATAGAATAG
- a CDS encoding nucleotidyltransferase domain-containing protein, which translates to MAQKENKRIIYNKIKEYIKILQENGIEVWRLYLFGSCAKDKSTPDSDIDLAIFLDTDNVDGFLEDVKLMHLRRKVDLRIEPHSFARSDFDETNPFIKEIITTGKRIM; encoded by the coding sequence ATGGCTCAAAAAGAGAATAAAAGAATAATCTATAATAAGATTAAAGAGTATATAAAAATTCTACAAGAAAATGGGATCGAGGTGTGGAGATTATATCTGTTTGGGTCCTGCGCAAAAGATAAATCCACACCTGACAGCGATATTGATCTGGCGATATTTTTGGATACCGATAACGTTGACGGCTTTCTTGAAGACGTAAAGTTAATGCATCTGAGAAGAAAGGTTGATTTAAGAATAGAACCTCATTCATTTGCAAGGTCGGATTTTGATGAAACCAATCCTTTTATTAAGGAGATAATTACTACAGGGAAAAGGATCATGTAA